From a region of the Cygnus atratus isolate AKBS03 ecotype Queensland, Australia chromosome 3, CAtr_DNAZoo_HiC_assembly, whole genome shotgun sequence genome:
- the SHPRH gene encoding E3 ubiquitin-protein ligase SHPRH, giving the protein MSSRRKRAPPSKIDDVKKKQLCWNMHEDRRNEVITLDDEMTNEDDVPGPSTSSSSFIVINDDSTDEDLSQKEDTGSKSVKFFTVNDEEDSYSTLTPVSVQLNITILPYRADGSWKALLGEFALCHPSEQILAEEFHERGFTLMRGDSDDHLQVCVHKRSEEEYSNEAKEYLGAYEQIIMVEPTLGGEILEGLRWLQKKKIIGLYQRPAEAQALKVGIYLLEAGLSKPDFLSDGGGRPKKANQLIQKLMEKFYSFIIPDVLEEDEEESDMELERQNIEELYDFVRHTHQQDIQLLREDVQHPALIPILRPYQSEAVNWMLHRENFTGTPSSENALHFLWREVITLDGVKIYYNPFTGCIIREYPCAGPQWPGGILADEMGLGKTVEVLALILTHTRQDIKQDDLTLPEGKLVNFFVPPQPLEGNKKKKTREMELKLKEKIQYPSLRVMVLAAVKEMNVKKGASIIAIFKYISAVYRYDIQRNKRLLKRTLEKLIAEQVVEQVKGHGLAGSFKLGKNYKEQKRRERTKEQIARTSGRIQKKQLTDANTQTKESKNSDVTSENVLKIPLRVDIATEEHDYCATRKNSQKSEVDHENSVKESDVQQEAVVPKSLDLHGSLVVSSDISSHPDRDVSKSKAEVKQEIPKDQSSHSQEHASSSVQHASSVFPFNTSEYRFECICGELGLVDYKARVQCLKCSLWQHAECVNYKEENLKIKPFYCPHCLVAMKPVSTGATLIISPSSICHQWVDEINRHVRSSSLRVLVYQGVKKHGFLQPHMLAEQEVVITTYDVLRTELNYVDIPHSNSEDGRRFRNQKRYMAIPSPLVAVEWWRICLDEAQMVECTTAKAAEMALRLSGINRWCVSGTPVQRGLEDLYGLVLFLGIDPYWVKHWWDQLLYRPYCRKNPRPLYGLIAKIMWRSAKKDVIDQIQIPPQTENVHWLHFSPVERHFYHRQHEVCCQDALAKLRKISDWTLKLSSLDRRTVTSILYPLLRLRQACCHPQAVRGEFLPLQKSTMTMEELLTSLQKKCRTECEEAHRQLVCALNGLAGIHIIKGEYALAAELYREVLRSSEEHKEKLKTDSLQRLHSTHNLMELLAKHTGIPPTLRDSRLAEEAEQLRQHYMSKSNAEVAEAHQALQPVFQTIRELQRKIHSGSPWWLDVIQTAIQYAIDEELVQRVQNEITSNYKQQTSKLSMAEKFRDCRGLQYLLTTQLDEVKKFQKIVREAVKNLEGPPSKQVIEAATICHLRPVRLPLNNCVFCKADELFTEYESKLFSHTVKGQMAIFEEMIEDEEGLVDDRLPTTSRGLWATSETERALKAILSFAKAHRMDVKLTEEGSIFLELFEAWKKEYKLLHEYWMVLRDHVSAIDELAMATERLRVRHPDEPKPNPPVLHIIEPHEVEQNRVKLLNDKAVAKSQLQKKLGQLLYLTNLEKSQDKTTGGVNPEPCPICARQLGKQWAVLTCGHCFCNECIAIIIEQYSVGTRRSSIKCAICRQTTSHKEISYVFTAETANQEDDIPVKGSHSTKVEAVVRTLKRIQFKDPGAKSLVFSTWQDVLDIISKALYDNNMTFSQINGISKFQENLSAFKYDPKINILLLPLHTGSNGLNIIEATHVLLVEPILNPAHELQAIGRVHRIGQTKSTIVHRFLIKATIEERMQTMLKTVDRSHTSSSMKQSEASVLTVADLADLFTEETEELE; this is encoded by the exons ATGAGTAGTCGTCGAAAGCGTGCACCTCCATCAAAAATAGAtgatgtgaagaaaaaacagctctgctggaaTATGCATGAAGACCGGAGAAATGAGGTGATAACATTAGATGATGAAATGACCAATGAGGATGATGTTCCAGGCCCAAGCACTTCCTCTTCGTCCTTCATTGTTATAAATGATGATAGCACTGATGAGGATCTCAGTCAAAAAGAAGACACTGGTTCAAAGTCGGTTAAGTTTTTTACTGTTAACGATGAAGAAGACTCTTATTCCACCTTGACTCCTGTGTCGGTACAGCTAAATATTACCATCCTGCCATACCGTGCAGATGGGTCCTGGAAAGCTTTGTTGGGAGAATTTGCTCTTTGTCATCCTTCTGAGCAAATTCTAGCTGAGGAATTCCATGAAAGGGGCTTTACTTTGATGAGAGGAGACTCTGACGATCACCTGCAGGTCTGCGTCCATAAAAGAAGCGAAGAAGAGTACAGTAATGAAGCAAAAGAATACCTGGGTGCTTATGAACAAATTATTATGGTGGAACCAACTTTAGGTGGTGAAATATTGGAAGGCTTGAGATGGTTGCAAAAGAAGAAGATAATTGGCCTTTATCAAAGACCTGCAGAGGCTCAAGCTTTAAAG GTTGGAATTTACCTTCTGGAAGCTGGGCTTAGTAAACCCGATTTTCTCAGTGATGGAGGTGGAAGACCCAAAAAAGCTAATCAGCTGATTCAAAAACTCATGGAAAAGTTCTATAGTTTTATAATTCCAG ATGTGctggaggaagatgaagaagaatCTGACATGGAACTCGAGCGCCAAAATATCGAAGAGCTTTACGACTTTGTAAGGCATACCCATCAGCAGGATATCCAATTGCTGAGAGAGGATGTGCAGCATCCTGCCTTAATTCCCATTCTGAGGCCATACCAAAGCGAGGCTGTGAATTGGATGCTTCACCGAGAGAACTTCACAGGCACTCCAAGCAGTG AAAATGCGCTGCACTTCTTATGGCGAGAGGTCATCACTCTGGATGGAGTGAAAATCTACTATAATCCATTTACTGGCTG TATTATCCGTGAATATCCATGTGCTGGACCTCAGTGGCCTGGAGGTATTTTGGCAGATGAGATGGGTCTTGGAAAAACAGTAGAAGTGTTGGCTCTTATTCTGACTCACACCCGACAAGACATTAAGCAAGATGATCTGACATTACCTGAG GGTAAGCTTGTGAACTTCTTTGTTCCACCTCAACctttagaaggaaataaaaagaaaaaaacaagggaaatggagctgaaattgaaagaaaaaatacaatatcCCA GCTTACGAGTGATGGTATTAGCAGCTGTAAAGGAGATGAATGTGAAGAAAGGAGCATCCATTATTGCAATATTTAAGTATATCAGTGCTGTCTATAGGTATgacatacagagaaataaacGTCTTCTCAAAAGAACTCTAGAAAAACTGATTGCAGAACAAGTAGTGGAACAAGTCAAAGGACATGGTCTGGCTGGGTCTTTCAAGCTAGGAAAGAATTACAAGGAACAGAAGAGACGAGAGAGAACCAAAGAACAG ATAGCAAGGACTTCAGGAAGGATTCAGAAGAAGCAGTTGACTGATGCTAATACTCAAACCAAAGAATCAAAAAATAGTGatgtcacttctgaaaatgtcctTAAAATCCCTTTACGAGTAGATATCGCCACAGAAGAACATGATTATTGTGCAACTAGGAAAAACAGCCAGAAATCTGAAGTAGATCACGAGAACTCTGTCAAAGAGAGTGATGTTCAGCAGGAAGCTGTGGTCCCAAAGTCTCTTGACTTGCATGGCAGCCTCGTTGTTTCCAGTGATATTAGCAGTCATCCTGATCGTGATGTTTCTAAAAGTAAAGCTGAAGTCAAACAGGAAATTCCAAAGGACCAATCCTCACATTCCCAAGAACATGCCAGCAGTAGTGTGCAGCATGCAAgttctgtatttccatttaaTACCTCTGAATATCGTTTTGAATGCATCTGTGGTGAGCTTGGATTGGTTGACTATAAAGCTCGTGTGCAGTGCCTGAAGTGTTCTTTATGGCAGCATGCGGAATGTGTAAACTACAAAGAGGAAAACTTGAAGATCAAGCCCTTTTACTGTCCCCACTGCCTTGTGGCAATGAAACCAGTTTCCACAGGAGCAACTCTGATAATTTCTCCAAGTTCTATTTGTCATCAGTGGGTAGATGAGATCAACAGGCATGTGAGATCATCATCTCTTCGAGTTCTG GTGTATCAAGGTGTGAAGAAGCATGGCTTTTTGCAGCCGCAcatgctggcagagcaggaggtggtTATCACCACATACGATGTCCTCCGCACTGAACTGAACTATGTAGACATACCCCACAGCAACAGCGAAGATGGGCGCCGTTTCAGGAACCAGAAGCGGTACATGGCCATCCCGAGCCCCTTAGTAGCAGTGGAGTGGTGGAGGATCTGCCTTGATGAAGCACAAATGGTTGAATGTACTACTGCAAAG GCTGCTGAAATGGCACTCCGTTTAAGTGGAATCAATCGCTGGTGTGTCAGTGGCACTCCTGTGCAGCGAGGATTAGAAG atCTGTATGGATTGGTTCTTTTTCTTGGAATTGATCCTTACTGGGTCAAACATTGGTGGGACCAGCTTTTATATCGACCTTATTGTAGGAAAAATCCCCGTCCTCTGTACGGTTTAATTGCCAAGATAATGTGGAGATCAGCAAAGAAAGATGTGATTGACCAA ATTCAAATTCCGCCTCAGACAGAAAACGTACACTGGCTTCACTTTTCTCCTGTGGAGAGACACTTCTATCATCGCCAGCACGAGGTGTGCTGCCAGGATGCATTGGCAAAACTCAGGAAGATTTCAGATTGGACTCTTAAGCTTAGCAGCCTAGATAGAAGGACCGTGACATCCATTCTGTACCCTTTGCTGCGGCTGAGGCAGGCCTGCTGTCATCCGCAAGCTGTTCGGGGAGAGTTCTTGCCATTACAGAAAAG CACCATGACCATGGAAGAACTGCTAACatctctgcagaagaaatgtaGAACAGAGTGTGAGGAAGCTCACCGTCAGTTGGTGTGTGCTCTTAATGGCTTAGCTGGTATCCATATCATTAAAG gaGAATATGCATTGGCTGCAGAACTGTACAGAGAAGTGTTACGTTCTTCTGAAGAGCACAAAGAAAAGCTCAAAACAGATTCCTTGCAA AGACTTCATTCTACACACAATTTGATGGAATTGTTGGCAAAGCACACAGGAATTCCTCCAACTTTGCGTGATAGCCGACTTGCAGAAGAG GCAGAACAACTTCGACAGCATTATATGAGTAAATCGAATGCAGAAGTTGCAGAAGCCCATCAGGCTTTACAGCCAGTTTTCCAGACCATTCGGGAGCTCCAGAGAAAG ATACATTCTGGTTCTCCTTGGTGGTTGGATGTCATCCAGACTGCAATACAGTATGCCATTGATGAGGAACTTGTTCAACGTGTGCAGAATGAAATAACCAGCAACTACAAACAGCAGACAAGTAAACTCTCCATGGCAGAGAA ATTCCGTGACTGCAGAGGCCTTCAATACCTGCTCACAACCCAGCTGGATGAAGTGAAGAAGTTTCAGAAGATTGTAAGAGAAGCAGTGAAAAACTTAGAAGGCCCTCCCTCAAAGCAGGTTATTGAGGCTGCCACTATCTGCCACTTGCGACCTGTTAGACTTCCACTTAACAA CTGTGTCTTTTGTAAGGCTGATGAGCTGTTCACAGAATATGAGTCGAAACTCTTTTCTCATAC tgttaaagGCCAAATGGCTATATTTGAAGAGATGATAGAAGATGAAGAAGGGCTAGTTGATGACCGTTTGCCCACCACAAGTAGAGGACTGTGGGCAACCAGTGAAACTGAGCGTGCCCTAAAAGCTATTCTCTCCTTTGCTAAAGCTCACCGGATGGATGTTAAGCTAACTGAAGAAGGTAGCATATTTCTGGAACTCTTTGAAGCATGGAAAAAGGAATATAAG TTACTTCATGAATATTGGATGGTGCTAAGGGATCACGTGTCTGCTATTGATGAACTAGCAATGGCTACAGAACGGCTGAGGGTGCGTCATCCTGATGAGCCAAAACCAAATCCACCAGTTCTCCACATCATAGAGCCACATGAG GTAGAGCAAAATCGAGTGAAACTTCTGAATGACAAGGCAGTTGCTAAATCACAACTACAAAAGAAATTAGGACAACTGTTGTATCTCACTAATCTGGAGAAA TCTCAGGATAAAACGACTGGGGGAGTTAATCCAGAACCGTGTCCGATCTGTGCACGTCAACTGGGAAAACAG TGGGCAGTGCTGACATGTGGACATTGTTTTTGTAATGAATGTATAGCTATCATCATAGAACAGTACAGTGTCGGCACACGCCGGAGCTCGATTAAATGCGCCATTTGCAGGCAGACAACATCTCATAAAGAAATATCATATGTCTTTACTGCAGAAACTGCAAATCAGGAGGATGATATTCCTGTAAAG gGGAGTCATTCTACCAAAGTGGAAGCTGTGGTTCGAACGCTGAAGAGAATACAATTTAAAGATCCAGGGGCTAAATCCTTAGTTTTCTCAACG